The window CACAACTACCGCGATCACCATGATGCTGCAGGCAATCCACATGTCGAAACTGTTCACCGCGTTGTCCATTTGCAACACCCTCCTTGATTTTCCTGCTCTTGTTTTCTAAAATTTGAACGTTTCTGCGCGATGCATCATATTAGTACGGAAAACCATTGCTCAAAAACGACCAAAATCTGACTTTATTCTGTTTTCAGCCAAAGTGCGGGTTTGGGTACAGGGAAAAATGGAAAGCAGGAGAGTACCGGCCTCGTCATGAACAGATGGGCCAGGCATTCTCCTGCTTCTGGCGGGGAATACGGGTTATCTCAGCTGCGGCAGCGCGGCCCAGAGGTGTCGGGTGTAGGGGCTTCGTGGCAGAAAGGATATCCCGGTACAGGTCTTCCACCAATACCGTCCCTTTGTGAAGGATGATGCCGGCGGTGTGCTAGTTTTGAACGCCTTGCGGCATCAGAGGTTTTGGCAGTTGTCAGAACAGCTGTGCGCTTTCTTGACAATGTGATGTGCTCAACGCCTTGCGGCATCAGAGGTTTTGGCAGAGGGGTCACTACGCTGAGTCCTCTTGCGGGCTGCAGTGCTCAACGCCTTGCGGCATCAGAGGTTTTGGCAGAACCTCTTTGCACCCTCACGGACCGTGGCCTCAAGTGCTCAACGCCTTGCGGCATCAGAGGTTTTGGCAGGACTGCCTTGTCTCCGGCGTATCCTCCGTGGAGAAGAGTGCTCAACGCCTTGCGGCATCAGAGGTTTTGGCAGCGTATTATTACGAGGATATATTGATTATTTAGATAGTGCTCAACGCCTTGCGGCATCAGAGGTTTTGGCAGATGGCTAGCGGGCTTATCAAGTTCATAAAAAAAGTGGTGCTCAACGCCTTGCGGCATCAGAGGTTTTGGCAGTTGATAGAGATGGCGGCTCAAGAGCCTATGCCGCGTGCTCAACGCCTTGCGGCATCAGAGGTTTTGGCAGATGGAGGCGAGAACACGGAAAAGTCTATGGACTGTGCTCAACGCCTTGCGGCATCAGAGGTTTTGGCAGCCCCACAAATGTACGACGTGCGATTCTAACCGCTTGTGCTCAACGCCTTGCGGCATCAGAGGTTTTGGCAGATCGTCATTCCGCCACCTCCTCATCAATTACACTATCCGTGCTCAACGCCTTGCGGCATCAGAGGTTTTGGCAGTCGGCCTGGCGCACGGGAACCTCTACGCCTCGGGTGCTCAACGCCTTGCGGCATCAGAGGTTTTGGCAGCAAGTGCCTGCAAAAAATCCAACTCAACATCCATGTGCTCAACGCCTTGCGGCATCAGAGGTTTTGGCAGGATGGGGGATGGTGGGGTGGGTTTGGGAACTTTGAAGAGTGCTCAACGCCTTGCGGCATCAGAGGTTTTGGCAGTGGAACCGGAGAGAAAAAGCCCTTGAATCTCTGGGTGCTCAACGCCTTGCGGCATCAGAGGTTTTGGCAGGAGTGCTAACGTGAAGACCCTCCTCATCGATGGTGAGTGCTCAACGCCTTGCGGCATCAGAGGTTTTGGCAGGGGAAGACGACAAAAACGCCAATACCCTGACAGAGTGCTCAACGCCTTGCGGCATCAGAGGTTTTGGCAGTCTGTAGAAGCAGCCCCATTGCGTCGGTATACGTCGGTGCTCAACGCCTTGCGGCATCAGAGGTTTTGGCAGAACTTCAACACGAACAGAACGACATGGACGCTTCCCGTGCTCAACGCCTTGCGGCATCAGAGGTTTTGGCAGGTCGGCCAGGGTTACTCCACGCACTGCGGAGACCTGTGCTCAACGCCTTGCGGCATCAGAGGTTTTGGCAGCGCGTCGATAAGCAGCGTCATCAGCAGTTCCCCCCCGTGCTCAACGCCTTGCGGCATCAGAGGTTTTGGCAGAGCCGTGGCCGTTCTTTGCCCCTACGACAAGAAATTGTGCTCAACGCCTTGCGGCATCAGAGGTTTTGGCAGATCCGGCCTTCTGGGGAGGACAGTGGAGCCCGGAGTGCTCAACGCCTTGCGGCATCAGAGGTTTTGGCAGGATCGAAAGGCCGTCACTGCGTAGCGGGGGCGGCGTGCTCAACGCCTTGCGGCATCAGAGGTTTTGGCAGGCCTTGCGCAGAAACTCGGAAATTGAAAGGCTACTGTGCTCAACGCCTTGCGGCATCAGAGGTTTTGGCAGCCGTAGACAAGCACCTTGACGCCGTTGATTGAAAGTGCTCAACGCCTTGCGGCATCAGAGGTTTTGGCAGACCGGGTATCACGGTCGCGGCCCCGCGACACATCCGTGCTCAACGCCTTGCGGCATCAGAGGTTTTGGCAGGTGGCGGAACTGACCCCGGCAACTCGCGTCATAGTGTGCTCAACGCCTTGCGGCATCAGAGGTTTTGGCAGGTTCACACTGGGCGAAGGCTCCACAGAATCACTGTGTGCTCAACGCCTTGCGGCATCAGAGGTTTTGGCAGTGGAACAGGTATGACACGATGAGCGTGGGAGAGAGTGCTCAACGCCTTGCGGCATCAGAGGTTTTGGCAGTCGCAACGGCCCTCCTGCTCATACCCGACGATTACGTGCTCAACGCCTTGCGGCATCAGAGGTTTTGGCAGGTGTTGGGTCAATGGGCTGAAGAGGGTGTCCCCCATGTGCTCAACGCCTTGCGGCATCAGAGGTTTTGGCAGTCTCGGTGGTCTGTGGCCAAAGATAGGTGGGAGTAGTGCTCAACGCCTTGCGGCATCAGAGGTTTTGGCAGTCTACTGGCGCGGAACGGGGCAGGGGGATTCTCTTGTGCTCAACGCCTTGCGGCATCAGAGGTTTTGGCAGAAGTATTTTGCGTTCAATAAATTTATCTGGCTTTTCGTGCTCAACGCCTTGCGGCATCAGAGGTTTTGGCAGGAGATAAAGGCAGAAAGAGATATGCGGATGGAAGGTGCTCAACGCCTTGCGGCATCAGAGGTTTTGGCAGCTACGGGTGCCCCCGGTGCGGGAGTAGTTTTGAGGTGCTCAACGCCTTGCGGCATCAGAGGTTTTGGCAGAAGCCGAACGCCGCACGGACACCGCCCTGTCCGTGGTGCTCAACGCCTTGCGGCATCAGAGGTTTTGGCAGATCAAAGTGGCCGGGTCAGCCTGGCATCAATGTTCAGCCGATGTTGTTTCATGGTGGATTTCCTGCGGTACCTTACGAGTTCGTCCAAGGGTAAACCTGGATTTGTTAATGCCTGAGAAACCATGCTACGTCATTGCCCGGACAGAATCAAGCAGTTTTCAAGGTTCGAGCTCTTGATTTTTCCTGTCGTTTCAACAGGGGAAGATTTGTTTTCCGTCGATGCTCCCATTTCAGCCGGAGGTGCTTGAACCGGTCTACAGTACAATCCATTTTTCCGGTTCGTCAGGCCATGCCTCTTCGGCGTTTCGTTTCCGTATTTTTCTTACGCATGCGTCACAGAGTTCTGTGATCAACAGCCCATCCTTCGGATCCATCACTTTTTCCAGTTCCCACCGAAGCCGTTCCAGGCCCCGGTCGCTGAGGTGAGTCCGAAAAACGCTGTACTGGATTCTCTGGCCATGGCCTTCCATTATTTTGGCCACCTTGCGAAGACGTTTTTCATTCCGCACATCGTAGGAGATGAGAAACCATTTTTTCATGCTTTCTGCTCCTCAACGAATACGGGACTGGGCGAACAGCCCGGGGGTGTCCGTCCATTCTTTTTCCAGAAGACGGACTTCAAGCTCCATGGTCCGCTGCCACGAAAGAGAATAGTCAAGCACCGGATGTTTCCACTTGTCCTGCATGCGCCTTTCAAATAGGACGATGGCCTTTTTTCTGCCCTCGTCGGAAAGCCAGACTTTTTCCTTTGTGACGGCGAAGTCGCTCTCCGCATTCCACTGCTTCCGGTTGATGGAGGATACGGCAACAATGTCCCAGACAGAAACGCGAAAGAGTTCAAGTACGTCCATCACCAGCGGATGTGCACTGGAACGGGGGGTGTGCAGGTAGCCGAAGGCGGGTTCGAGCCCTACGGCCAGAATTGCTTCGAAGACCGCGCGATAGAGCATCGAGTAACCAAAACTGAGAATGGCGTTGAAGCGGTCTTTCGGCGGCCTCCGGGATCTTCCTGAAGGGATCAGTTCCTCCTGTATGTCGTCGTTCAGAATGCCGGGAAGAAGGTCGAAGTAAGTTTGCGCAGCGCTTCCCTCGAGGCCGCGAAGAGCGTCGACCCCTTCGGCTGTCGATGCTGTCTTCAGCAGTGATCGAATTTCTTCAATGCCGGCCTCAATGCGGTCATTCCGTTTCCCCCCGCGGGTGGAGCGGAGAAGGAAGCGGAGTTGACTCTCGACTTTGGCCCGGACCGTTCTGCGGGATAGCCTGAGGCACAGGCCGGGATCAGTCAGGGCCTGGTACTGGCGAATTCTTCTCTGGACAGGGCCTGGTCCCGGGGAGAAGCTTCCGAGGTATGTTCCTCCCCCCGAAAACCAGTGTAGATGGATTCCCTTTCCGGCGCACAGGTGAAGGGCCTGTGTGGAAACCTGGCCATTGCCGTGTATGGTGATGGAATGGATATCCGCAGACGGCAGTTTCCGGGCGGCATTTTCGCCTTCTTCCAGTTTGAAGGCGTCTCCGCTCCGGCCTAGCCGTGCCTGATGGCCTGTCACATGGAGAGCGGCGCCTTCAATCTCCGGAGGGAAGAGGCGAAGGGGCTCCCACTCGCTGCTTCGGGCGAATCGTTCCTCTTCAGGCAGACAAACGGGGGCGAGAGAACATCTCAGGCATTTTTTTGATGATTCACAGACCGGAGGCCTGCTTGTGGCTGACCGAAGTTTCCTGGCTTTATCAATTCCGGCAATTACCTTATTCCGGTTTTCTGCCGTCAGGGGGACGATAACGGTAGTATTTTGGCCGTGATACCTGATCCTTGCTTCCTGAAGCTCCTTGTCAAGATATTCTTCGAGAAGGAGGGAGTATGCCGCGACTTGTATGATGTCGCTTTCCCACGCCTGGGGTTCCTCCCCCTTGCGAAGGAGAGGCTTGCCTCTCTTGTGTTCGTAGACCACCCAGTTACCGTTTCTATGACGTACGGCATCGAGTTTTCCGGTGAGTCCGAGTTTTTCGCTGCTGAGGAAGAAGGAGCGCTGTTCCTCTCCTTCTTCCCCGGCCAGTTCTTCGTGGAGCGTTCTTCCGGCATAGACGCTGGCGTCAGCTATGCGAATCTCCTCGACTTCCTCGAGATAGAAGAGCCTTTCACAGTAAAGGAGGGCGTGAAGGGCGCTTACCCGGAGGAGAGCGTCATTTTCCGCTGCGGCACTCAATAGATCACCTCCACCCATGCCGCTGCCGGAACTTCGGGGGAAGCCTCCTTCAGCGGGGCGAAAAGCCTGCTTTTCGTCCCGGCCATGTCCTCCCTGTTTATGGTGATGGTGAGTCTCGAAATGCGCCGTTTCTCCAGGGGAGAAGACGTATGGTCGAGAGCGCAGTACCAGTGAGCCCCGGCAGATTCCGGGGCCTCTTCCAGCCTGTCGGGGAGGAAGGAGTTGTCTCCCAGAAAGGGAAGGCCGTATCTGCGGCTGCTTTTTCCGTGGAGCCCTTTCCTGATTTCCGGTTCCAGCTCGGGCGCTTCCACGGCGATGATTGCGTCAAAGTCCGAAAGGAAGGCCCTGGAGACGGGCTTGATGTTGTATTTTGACCCCTTGGCAAGGTGGGCCTTCTCTTTTCCGCTTGTACCCACCGGGTAGTTGTGGAGCTGCTGGAAAAGCTGCTGGCGTTCCGGGAAGGAGCAGGCTCCTATTGCCAGGCGGACCGGGGGCAGGCTGTTTGCGATGAGAGTGGTTCCGCCGCTTTTTTCTTCTGCTCCGCGCATCTCCACGCCCGCGATGTTCAATAGCAGTCCGAACGCCGCCGACGGAGTCAGGAAATCTGCGGTAGGGCGAAAGCTGCCGGCCGCCATTGGGCGGAACGCGGCGAAGGGAGCCGTTACACGGAGACGGAGCATGTTCTTTACTCGAATGCGCGGGCGCCCGCGAGCTCAAGTATCTTTTCGGCGCTTCTTTCAAGGAAGACGCCCTTGTTTTCGAGCGCTTTGCGGGTGGTATCGTCCAGATCCCGGACTATTTTCCCCCCGATAAAAAATTCCGCGCCGGGGAGATCACCGTTCAGCAGGGCGTCCACAATCTCCGGGAATGTATGGGTTCCATCCTCGGCGATTCTGAACCCGTACGAGTCATATCCGGGCGCAAGTCTGGGGGTAAGCCTGAGGACTAAGCTCGCCGGGGACATATCGTACAGGCTCCGGGCATGGTTGCCGGCCACATTGCCGAGCTGGCCGAGAATTGAAAGAA of the Aminivibrio pyruvatiphilus genome contains:
- the cas2 gene encoding CRISPR-associated endonuclease Cas2, whose amino-acid sequence is MKKWFLISYDVRNEKRLRKVAKIMEGHGQRIQYSVFRTHLSDRGLERLRWELEKVMDPKDGLLITELCDACVRKIRKRNAEEAWPDEPEKWIVL
- a CDS encoding type I-MYXAN CRISPR-associated endonuclease Cas4/Cas1, with protein sequence MGGGDLLSAAAENDALLRVSALHALLYCERLFYLEEVEEIRIADASVYAGRTLHEELAGEEGEEQRSFFLSSEKLGLTGKLDAVRHRNGNWVVYEHKRGKPLLRKGEEPQAWESDIIQVAAYSLLLEEYLDKELQEARIRYHGQNTTVIVPLTAENRNKVIAGIDKARKLRSATSRPPVCESSKKCLRCSLAPVCLPEEERFARSSEWEPLRLFPPEIEGAALHVTGHQARLGRSGDAFKLEEGENAARKLPSADIHSITIHGNGQVSTQALHLCAGKGIHLHWFSGGGTYLGSFSPGPGPVQRRIRQYQALTDPGLCLRLSRRTVRAKVESQLRFLLRSTRGGKRNDRIEAGIEEIRSLLKTASTAEGVDALRGLEGSAAQTYFDLLPGILNDDIQEELIPSGRSRRPPKDRFNAILSFGYSMLYRAVFEAILAVGLEPAFGYLHTPRSSAHPLVMDVLELFRVSVWDIVAVSSINRKQWNAESDFAVTKEKVWLSDEGRKKAIVLFERRMQDKWKHPVLDYSLSWQRTMELEVRLLEKEWTDTPGLFAQSRIR
- a CDS encoding CRISPR-associated protein Cas5 — encoded protein: MLRLRVTAPFAAFRPMAAGSFRPTADFLTPSAAFGLLLNIAGVEMRGAEEKSGGTTLIANSLPPVRLAIGACSFPERQQLFQQLHNYPVGTSGKEKAHLAKGSKYNIKPVSRAFLSDFDAIIAVEAPELEPEIRKGLHGKSSRRYGLPFLGDNSFLPDRLEEAPESAGAHWYCALDHTSSPLEKRRISRLTITINREDMAGTKSRLFAPLKEASPEVPAAAWVEVIY